The following are from one region of the Mannheimia granulomatis genome:
- a CDS encoding efflux RND transporter permease subunit — translation MKFTDIFIKRPVLAVCISLLITILGLQAIEKLQVREYPEMTVSIVTVSVNYSGADASLMQALVTSQLEEAVAQADNIDYMTSSSSPSTTTVTAKMKLNTDPNAALSDISAKVNAVRSNLPRGIDDPSISVSTGSNDALMYIRFVSDELNTAQVTDYLNRVVKPQFFTVNGVSSVDVYGSTFGLRIWLDPDKMASNKLSGSAVLSALSANNLQTAAGNANGYYTVYKNKVLSTTPSVQELEQITVSTTPDGRTIKLKDIATVELDKSNDIARATVSGKEAVVLAVSVAATANSLTVAKDIYPMFEQVVKNLPDSIQGDIVYDKTIAIDSSINEVIRTILEATVIVLVVIILFLGSLRAMIVPVITIPISLIGALFLLQMFGFSINLLTLLALVLAIGLVVDDAIVVLENVERHVKEGKTPFDAAIIGTREIALPVISMTITLAAVYSPMALMTGVTGTLFKEFALTLAGAVFISGIAALTLSPMMSSRVLKEHKEGEETRFARFVHRSLDKMTSCYTNMLSAVMSVRGFMLFFAVLIFASLPLLFTSLSSEVAPTEDRGFVVGISKGPSNTNLDYTEAALAPFNEELSKISEVSSVMTVSGIGGGNSALSIIALKDWNDRTRERAEISNEIAALGKKVVAMDVNAIAFPEISTGENGLPFSLVITTADSYEKLAIVASEFLKKAQASGQFFFANLDLKFDTATMNMKFDREKMGAYGVTMQQVSGTLGAFLSGAIITRVDIDSRAYPIVSQAVRNDRLNPEDLMNYFVTTASGESIPLGSFVTMELTTSPSSLPRMSQLNSATIGGVVSGSIGDAVNWAKAELDRTLPTGYQYDFRGESRQFIQEGNAMAMTFALAVVIIYIVLAIQFESWRDPLVILVSVPLAVSGALLVMNIPSAMKGLFMGIAAGTGSKDMMAFANSIWTAGYTLNIYSQVGLITLVGLITKHGILMCEVAKEEQLLHGKSRYEAIFHAATIRLRPIMMTTAAMIAGLIPLLFAVGAGAIARFSMGMVIVAGLAIGTLFTLFVLPVIYTFLGQEHKPLREFDEGKYLPTTKQA, via the coding sequence GTGAAATTTACTGACATCTTTATTAAACGTCCTGTTTTGGCAGTTTGTATCAGCTTATTGATTACTATCTTAGGCTTACAAGCGATTGAAAAATTACAGGTGCGTGAATATCCGGAGATGACCGTTTCTATTGTAACGGTAAGTGTTAACTATTCGGGTGCTGATGCAAGTCTAATGCAAGCACTTGTTACCTCACAGTTAGAAGAAGCAGTTGCTCAAGCAGATAATATCGACTATATGACTTCATCCAGCTCACCGAGTACGACTACAGTGACGGCAAAAATGAAGTTAAATACTGACCCGAATGCGGCACTTTCTGATATTTCGGCAAAAGTAAATGCAGTGCGCTCAAACTTACCGAGAGGTATTGATGACCCTTCTATCAGCGTTTCGACCGGTTCGAATGATGCATTAATGTATATTCGATTTGTGTCCGATGAATTAAATACGGCACAAGTAACCGATTATCTAAACCGTGTGGTTAAACCGCAATTCTTTACCGTAAATGGGGTATCAAGTGTTGATGTATATGGTTCAACCTTTGGTTTACGGATTTGGCTAGATCCGGACAAAATGGCGAGCAATAAGTTATCAGGCTCTGCAGTATTATCGGCATTAAGTGCCAATAACTTACAAACTGCAGCGGGAAATGCTAACGGTTATTATACAGTTTATAAAAATAAAGTTTTATCAACCACGCCTTCTGTTCAAGAATTAGAACAAATTACCGTTTCAACGACACCAGATGGTAGAACGATTAAACTTAAAGATATTGCCACTGTAGAGTTAGATAAATCAAACGATATAGCTCGTGCAACAGTAAGTGGTAAAGAAGCGGTAGTTTTAGCCGTTTCAGTTGCAGCCACTGCAAACTCGCTTACAGTTGCAAAAGATATTTACCCAATGTTTGAACAGGTAGTAAAAAACTTACCAGATAGCATTCAAGGGGATATCGTTTATGATAAAACGATTGCGATTGATAGCTCAATCAATGAAGTTATTCGTACTATTTTAGAAGCGACAGTTATCGTATTAGTGGTGATTATCCTATTCTTAGGCTCGCTTCGTGCAATGATTGTGCCGGTTATTACCATTCCGATTTCACTTATCGGGGCATTATTCTTGCTTCAAATGTTCGGTTTCTCAATCAATTTACTAACTTTACTTGCGTTAGTATTAGCGATTGGTCTAGTAGTAGATGATGCGATCGTAGTTCTTGAAAACGTAGAACGCCACGTTAAAGAAGGTAAAACCCCATTTGATGCAGCAATTATTGGTACACGTGAAATTGCCTTACCGGTAATTTCAATGACAATTACCTTAGCTGCAGTATATTCTCCAATGGCATTAATGACAGGGGTAACAGGCACTCTTTTCAAAGAGTTTGCTTTAACTCTTGCAGGTGCGGTATTTATTTCAGGAATTGCAGCTCTTACGCTTTCACCAATGATGTCTAGCCGAGTGTTAAAAGAGCATAAAGAAGGTGAAGAAACACGCTTTGCACGTTTTGTTCATCGCTCTTTAGACAAAATGACAAGCTGCTACACCAATATGTTAAGTGCGGTAATGTCAGTGCGTGGTTTTATGCTGTTCTTTGCTGTGTTGATTTTTGCAAGTCTACCGCTCCTATTTACCTCACTTTCAAGTGAAGTTGCACCAACAGAAGATCGTGGCTTTGTGGTGGGGATTTCAAAAGGTCCATCTAACACGAACTTGGATTATACAGAGGCAGCATTAGCCCCGTTTAATGAGGAATTATCTAAAATTTCTGAAGTGTCATCAGTAATGACCGTATCAGGCATTGGTGGTGGTAATAGTGCATTATCGATCATTGCTTTGAAAGATTGGAATGACCGTACGCGTGAGCGTGCAGAAATTTCAAACGAAATTGCAGCTCTGGGTAAAAAAGTGGTTGCAATGGATGTAAATGCCATTGCTTTCCCGGAAATTTCAACCGGCGAAAACGGCTTACCATTTTCACTTGTAATTACAACCGCTGATAGCTATGAAAAATTAGCTATTGTAGCCTCTGAATTCTTGAAAAAAGCACAAGCTTCAGGGCAGTTCTTCTTCGCAAATCTGGATTTAAAATTTGACACGGCAACCATGAATATGAAATTTGACCGTGAAAAAATGGGCGCTTATGGCGTAACGATGCAGCAAGTAAGTGGCACATTAGGGGCATTCTTATCAGGTGCGATTATTACCCGTGTTGATATTGACTCTCGTGCTTACCCAATTGTATCGCAAGCAGTGCGTAATGACCGTTTAAATCCGGAAGACTTAATGAACTACTTTGTTACGACTGCGAGTGGTGAGTCGATTCCATTAGGTTCATTTGTAACAATGGAATTAACAACGTCTCCTTCAAGCTTACCACGTATGAGCCAATTAAATTCAGCTACTATCGGTGGTGTGGTATCTGGTTCAATTGGTGATGCAGTGAACTGGGCAAAAGCAGAATTAGATCGCACGTTGCCAACGGGTTATCAATATGACTTTAGAGGTGAGTCTCGTCAATTTATTCAAGAAGGTAACGCAATGGCAATGACATTTGCCTTAGCGGTTGTGATTATCTACATTGTACTTGCGATTCAGTTTGAATCTTGGCGTGATCCACTTGTTATTTTGGTTTCTGTGCCATTAGCAGTAAGTGGTGCATTACTAGTCATGAATATTCCATCTGCGATGAAAGGTTTATTTATGGGTATTGCAGCAGGAACGGGTTCAAAAGATATGATGGCATTTGCCAATAGTATTTGGACTGCCGGCTATACTTTAAATATTTACTCGCAAGTAGGCTTGATAACATTGGTTGGCTTAATTACCAAACATGGTATTTTAATGTGCGAAGTAGCAAAAGAAGAGCAATTACTCCATGGTAAATCACGCTATGAAGCTATTTTCCACGCGGCGACTATTCGTTTACGCCCAATTATGATGACAACCGCTGCTATGATTGCCGGTTTGATTCCATTACTCTTTGCAGTAGGGGCAGGTGCAATTGCCCGCTTTAGTATGGGAATGGTCATTGTTGCAGGACTTGCAATTGGTACACTCTTTACCTTATTCGTGTTACCTGTTATATACACTTTCTTAGGACAAGAGCATAAACCATTACGTGAGTTTGATGAGGGAAAATATCTCCCAACAACAAAACAAGCATAA
- a CDS encoding YhcB family protein, whose amino-acid sequence MEQWTLDVWAAIGAAFIVGAVIGCTMVRVFHSGVKKQHDLEQQLKQTKTVVEEQKQKLEQHFEQSAQLLSTLATDYKKLYAHLAQSSEQLLPETAKIEFFQQAQLSVKTEKTEEDQPRDYSEGSSGLLKS is encoded by the coding sequence ATGGAACAATGGACGCTTGATGTTTGGGCTGCTATCGGTGCAGCATTTATTGTGGGAGCTGTAATCGGTTGCACTATGGTTCGAGTATTCCATAGTGGTGTAAAAAAACAGCATGATTTAGAACAGCAACTCAAACAAACCAAAACCGTTGTAGAAGAGCAAAAACAGAAATTGGAGCAACATTTTGAACAATCTGCTCAACTGCTTTCAACCTTAGCAACAGACTATAAAAAACTTTATGCTCATTTAGCGCAAAGTTCAGAACAATTATTACCGGAAACAGCTAAAATCGAGTTTTTCCAACAAGCTCAGCTCTCTGTCAAAACAGAAAAAACAGAAGAAGATCAACCTAGAGATTATTCTGAAGGTTCCTCAGGCTTACTGAAATCGTAA
- the guaB gene encoding IMP dehydrogenase, which produces MLRIKQEALTFDDVLLVPAHSTVLPNTADLSTQLTKTIRLNIPMLSAAMDTVTETKLAISLAQEGGIGFIHKNMSIERQADRVRKVKKFESGIVSEPVTVSPNITLAELAKLVKQNGFAGYPVVDENQNLVGIITGRDTRFVSDLSKTVREFMTPKERLVTVKEGASRDEIFHLMHEHRVEKVLVVNDEFKLKGMITLKDYQKAESKPNACKDEFGRLRVGAAVGAGPGNEERIDALVKAGVDVLLIDSSHGHSEGVLQRVRETRAKYPNLPIVAGNVATAEGAIALADAGASAVKVGIGPGSICTTRIVTGVGVPQITAIADAAAALKERGIPVIADGGIRYSGDISKAIAAGASCVMVGSMFAGTEEAPGEIELYQGRAFKSYRGMGSLGAMSKGSSDRYFQSDNAADKLVPEGIEGRIPYKGLLKEIIHQQMGGLRSCMGLTGCATIEELRTKAQFVRISGAGIKESHVHDVTITKEAPNYRMG; this is translated from the coding sequence ATGCTACGTATCAAACAAGAAGCTCTCACTTTTGATGATGTTCTTCTCGTCCCTGCACATTCAACTGTGCTTCCAAATACCGCAGATCTTTCAACTCAACTAACTAAAACAATCCGTTTAAATATTCCGATGCTTTCAGCTGCTATGGATACCGTTACTGAAACTAAGCTAGCGATTTCCCTTGCTCAAGAAGGTGGTATCGGCTTTATCCACAAAAATATGTCGATTGAGCGCCAAGCTGATCGTGTGCGTAAAGTGAAAAAATTTGAAAGCGGCATTGTGTCTGAACCTGTAACCGTTTCTCCAAATATTACGCTTGCAGAATTAGCCAAGCTCGTGAAGCAAAATGGCTTTGCAGGTTATCCTGTGGTAGATGAAAACCAAAATTTAGTGGGTATTATCACCGGTCGTGACACTCGCTTTGTGAGCGATTTAAGCAAAACCGTGCGTGAATTTATGACCCCAAAAGAGCGTTTGGTGACGGTGAAAGAGGGGGCAAGCCGTGATGAAATTTTCCACTTAATGCACGAACACCGTGTAGAAAAAGTGTTAGTGGTGAATGATGAATTTAAATTAAAAGGGATGATCACCTTAAAAGATTATCAAAAAGCAGAAAGCAAACCAAACGCCTGCAAAGATGAATTTGGTCGCTTGCGTGTTGGGGCGGCGGTAGGGGCCGGCCCGGGCAATGAAGAGCGTATTGATGCGTTAGTAAAAGCAGGTGTAGATGTGTTGTTAATCGATTCATCACATGGTCACTCAGAAGGTGTTTTACAACGTGTGCGTGAAACCCGTGCAAAATATCCAAATTTACCGATTGTGGCGGGTAACGTAGCAACGGCTGAAGGGGCGATTGCCTTAGCGGATGCCGGTGCAAGTGCGGTGAAAGTGGGGATCGGCCCGGGCTCAATTTGTACCACCCGTATTGTAACAGGTGTCGGCGTACCACAAATTACCGCGATTGCTGATGCAGCAGCGGCATTAAAAGAGCGTGGAATCCCTGTGATTGCTGACGGTGGTATTCGTTACTCAGGCGATATTTCTAAAGCGATTGCAGCCGGTGCAAGTTGTGTGATGGTGGGCTCAATGTTTGCCGGCACGGAAGAAGCACCGGGTGAAATTGAGCTTTACCAAGGCAGAGCATTTAAATCTTACCGTGGAATGGGTTCATTAGGTGCAATGAGCAAAGGCTCGTCAGACCGCTATTTCCAATCTGACAACGCCGCCGATAAATTAGTACCGGAAGGCATAGAGGGTCGAATTCCATACAAAGGCTTATTAAAAGAAATTATCCATCAACAAATGGGCGGATTACGTTCTTGTATGGGCCTAACCGGCTGTGCGACCATTGAAGAATTACGTACTAAAGCCCAATTTGTACGTATTAGCGGTGCAGGTATTAAGGAATCGCATGTTCATGATGTCACTATTACTAAAGAAGCACCAAATTATCGTATGGGGTAA
- a CDS encoding TetR/AcrR family transcriptional regulator gives MSRRIEPKEEMVNRILSATEVLIVREGLQNLSMRNIAKEAGIASGTLYLYFKTKDDLLHSLTGQFFDRYCRKMDLVFNPKLDLFEQYKLAVRRKWAFLLDNLELAHQWKAILGFDELVRNEINNKKSFWNEFATECKKQKIVADLPNELLYSLSIGTIVDILYLQRFNSTLHFEEYLDEIILRTWKAITF, from the coding sequence ATGTCTAGACGAATTGAGCCGAAAGAAGAGATGGTTAATCGAATCTTATCGGCAACTGAAGTCCTTATTGTAAGAGAAGGACTTCAGAATCTTTCAATGCGTAATATTGCTAAAGAAGCTGGTATTGCTTCAGGCACCTTATACCTTTATTTTAAAACTAAAGATGATTTACTGCATTCTTTAACAGGTCAATTTTTTGATCGTTATTGTCGCAAAATGGACTTAGTATTTAATCCTAAGCTTGATTTGTTTGAACAGTATAAGTTAGCGGTTCGCAGAAAATGGGCCTTTTTATTAGACAACTTAGAATTGGCTCATCAATGGAAAGCTATTTTAGGTTTTGACGAGCTTGTTCGAAATGAAATCAATAATAAGAAATCATTTTGGAATGAATTTGCAACGGAATGTAAAAAGCAAAAAATTGTTGCTGATTTACCCAATGAGCTACTGTATTCATTAAGTATCGGCACTATAGTCGATATTCTTTATTTACAACGCTTTAATAGTACGTTGCATTTTGAAGAGTATTTGGATGAAATCATTCTACGTACTTGGAAAGCAATCACATTTTAA
- a CDS encoding DUF3413 domain-containing protein, with product MIFPRLNALLPTNSRQYREETSQRITWGHWFTLFNIVMALLISSRYAFNADWPNTLIGKLYFFTSLFGHFSFVVFSAFLMLLFPLSFLIKNDRTYRGLSVILATIGQTILLVDTEVFKQFYLHLSPLVWDLLVNPEEGELTRKWQLLFVPMPLILLAEMLYSRWCWQKLRSFSRQKWGKYVAIFFLTCFTATHLIYAWADMSAYRPITAQRANYPLSYPMTARNFLEKHGLIDKEEFNQALKESGRLDTFYLNYPKNPLVLTKQPNTNILLINLSGLSNTSINAEDMPKLTEISKHSHRFMQHYSSGENASAGRLGLFYSLSGQYLDAVLADKTSSPLIQMTRKANYQLGLFSHNGFADPIYHQAIFAGILLPTAHSNASTISQWKNWISSRSLDNPFFSYLDLSMPHANTQQEQYKLLDWQFDEIWQYLSKNAILANTLVIITSDIANSLESENSFDSKNIHVPMMFYWQGEGKEYNFLSSHLDIMPTLLHQFFGVQNPLSDYAQGIDLTSKNQRIWVSASNHRWNVAITTDGEQYQIDRKGQFKHFNKQGQHEKDSRPPLALFLQMIQQSNQFIEK from the coding sequence ATGATCTTTCCACGCCTAAATGCTTTATTGCCAACCAACTCCCGACAATATCGGGAAGAAACCTCACAACGTATTACTTGGGGTCATTGGTTTACGCTCTTTAATATCGTTATGGCGTTATTAATTTCATCGCGTTATGCATTCAACGCAGACTGGCCTAATACCTTAATTGGCAAGCTTTATTTTTTCACCAGCCTGTTTGGTCATTTTAGCTTTGTGGTATTCTCAGCCTTTTTAATGCTCCTCTTTCCACTAAGCTTTTTAATTAAAAATGATCGAACCTACCGAGGGCTTTCGGTGATTCTTGCCACCATCGGGCAAACTATATTATTAGTAGATACTGAGGTCTTTAAGCAATTTTATCTACATTTATCACCACTTGTCTGGGATCTGTTAGTCAATCCGGAAGAGGGTGAACTAACACGCAAATGGCAACTCCTTTTTGTCCCAATGCCACTTATTTTATTAGCGGAAATGCTTTATTCTCGTTGGTGTTGGCAAAAACTACGCAGCTTTAGCCGCCAAAAATGGGGAAAATATGTTGCCATCTTTTTCTTAACCTGCTTTACCGCAACTCATCTAATTTATGCTTGGGCAGATATGAGTGCTTATCGCCCGATCACTGCACAGAGGGCCAACTATCCGTTATCTTACCCAATGACAGCCCGTAATTTTTTAGAAAAGCATGGTTTAATTGATAAAGAGGAATTTAATCAAGCACTTAAAGAAAGTGGACGTTTAGACACTTTCTACCTTAACTACCCGAAAAATCCATTAGTATTAACCAAACAGCCTAACACAAATATTTTATTGATTAATCTCTCAGGCTTATCCAATACTTCAATTAATGCTGAAGATATGCCTAAATTAACTGAAATCAGTAAACATTCTCACCGTTTTATGCAACATTATAGTAGTGGCGAAAATGCCTCTGCAGGTAGGTTAGGTCTATTTTATAGCTTAAGTGGCCAATATTTAGATGCCGTACTGGCAGATAAAACCTCTTCTCCGTTAATTCAAATGACAAGAAAAGCTAACTACCAATTAGGGCTATTCTCTCATAATGGATTTGCTGACCCTATCTACCATCAAGCTATATTTGCCGGTATTTTACTACCAACAGCGCATAGCAATGCAAGCACTATTTCTCAATGGAAAAACTGGATCTCAAGCCGTTCATTAGATAATCCGTTTTTCAGCTATTTGGATTTAAGTATGCCTCATGCAAACACTCAGCAAGAACAATATAAATTATTGGATTGGCAATTCGATGAAATTTGGCAATATTTATCAAAAAATGCCATATTAGCGAATACACTGGTAATTATCACCTCTGATATTGCTAATAGCCTTGAAAGTGAAAATAGCTTTGACAGCAAAAATATCCATGTACCAATGATGTTCTATTGGCAAGGTGAGGGTAAGGAATATAATTTCCTTTCCAGCCATCTTGATATTATGCCAACCTTACTTCATCAATTCTTTGGGGTACAAAATCCATTAAGTGATTATGCACAAGGGATAGATTTAACTTCGAAAAATCAACGTATTTGGGTTTCTGCCTCAAATCACCGGTGGAATGTTGCTATTACGACCGATGGAGAACAATATCAAATCGACCGCAAAGGTCAGTTTAAACACTTTAATAAACAGGGTCAACATGAAAAGGACAGTCGTCCACCACTTGCTTTATTCCTACAGATGATTCAGCAAAGCAATCAATTTATTGAGAAATAA
- the rpsI gene encoding 30S ribosomal protein S9 codes for MTAANQNYGTGRRKSSSARVFIKPGSGNITINQRSLEVYFGRETSRMIVRQPLELVELTDKLDLYITVTGGGISGQAGAIRHGITRALMEYDETLRPALRAAGFVTRDARRVERKKVGLHKARRRPQYSKR; via the coding sequence ATGACAGCAGCAAATCAAAACTACGGCACAGGTCGCCGCAAAAGCTCTTCAGCTCGTGTATTTATCAAACCGGGCAGTGGTAATATCACCATCAACCAACGTTCTTTAGAAGTTTACTTCGGTCGTGAAACTTCACGTATGATCGTACGTCAACCGTTAGAATTAGTTGAGTTAACAGATAAATTAGATTTATACATCACTGTAACCGGTGGTGGTATTTCTGGTCAAGCAGGTGCGATCCGCCATGGTATCACACGTGCATTAATGGAATACGATGAGACTTTACGTCCAGCGTTACGTGCAGCGGGCTTTGTTACTCGTGATGCTCGTCGTGTTGAACGTAAAAAAGTGGGTTTACACAAAGCACGTCGTCGTCCACAATACTCAAAACGTTAA
- the rplM gene encoding 50S ribosomal protein L13, producing MKTFVAKPETVKRDWYVVDATGKTLGRLATELARRLRGKHKAEYTPHVDTGDYIIVINAEKVAVTGKKETDKIYYWHTGYVGGIKDATFKEMIARRPEAVIEIAVKGMLPKGPLGREMFRKLKVYAGNEHNHAAQQPQVLDI from the coding sequence ATGAAAACTTTTGTAGCAAAACCAGAAACAGTTAAACGTGACTGGTATGTAGTAGATGCGACAGGTAAAACTTTAGGTCGTTTAGCTACTGAATTAGCACGTCGCTTACGCGGTAAACATAAAGCTGAATATACTCCACACGTAGATACAGGTGATTACATCATCGTTATCAATGCGGAGAAAGTAGCAGTAACAGGCAAAAAAGAAACTGATAAAATCTACTACTGGCACACTGGCTACGTAGGTGGTATCAAAGATGCAACCTTCAAAGAAATGATTGCACGTCGTCCAGAAGCAGTGATCGAGATCGCAGTTAAAGGTATGTTACCTAAAGGTCCTTTAGGTCGTGAAATGTTCCGTAAATTAAAAGTTTACGCAGGTAACGAACATAACCACGCTGCACAACAACCACAAGTTTTAGACATCTAA
- a CDS encoding DUF1414 domain-containing protein: MATKSKYHTKQFDNLLADLIITVEKHKAPVDLVLMALGNMVTNILCENIQSPPQREALADAFSNALKQSLKTK, encoded by the coding sequence ATGGCAACAAAATCAAAATACCACACCAAACAATTTGATAATCTACTAGCAGATTTAATTATTACTGTTGAAAAGCACAAAGCTCCAGTCGATTTAGTACTAATGGCATTAGGAAATATGGTAACTAACATTTTATGTGAAAATATTCAAAGTCCGCCCCAACGTGAAGCCTTAGCAGACGCATTTTCAAACGCCTTAAAGCAATCACTAAAAACCAAATAA
- a CDS encoding efflux RND transporter periplasmic adaptor subunit, giving the protein MTTETQKPGKGRKFLIVLTLLIVLIVFAAIVGLQKIGAMKKEEAAANMPEAVSEVTVMQVTTQEWTPAIAAVGYIRPNQGAMLSAEASGVVSRVLVTSGQRVKKGDLLVEFDSSVEMANLKASEAQLSTSKANYDRYRNLIASNSASKAEFDNAQSAYNQLLANIESLRATIKRRQIYAPFSGVAGIVNVNVGQYITMGTEIVRVEDQSSMKVRFTLPQTNLEQISIGQKVTAVIDALPAQTFPARIVAIDPAVDRLTGLINVEAIIEEGQEKLFSGMFARLNVALPTQKGQVVVPQIAVAYTMYGETVYVLQPLSEEDKEMVNKMAAQNPSLDVNKMYRAKQVEVKTADRKGNYAQLTKGVKAGDLIVTGGLQRLNNNSLVKVSDAEAIGVTTPAKNSKL; this is encoded by the coding sequence ATGACAACTGAAACACAGAAGCCCGGAAAAGGCAGAAAGTTTTTAATTGTACTTACGTTGTTAATCGTATTGATTGTGTTTGCAGCAATCGTGGGATTACAAAAGATTGGAGCAATGAAAAAAGAGGAGGCTGCAGCTAATATGCCTGAGGCAGTTAGTGAGGTAACTGTTATGCAGGTAACTACGCAAGAATGGACGCCAGCTATAGCTGCAGTGGGTTATATTCGTCCTAATCAAGGCGCTATGCTAAGTGCTGAAGCATCTGGAGTTGTAAGCCGAGTGTTAGTTACATCCGGACAAAGGGTGAAAAAAGGCGATCTTTTAGTTGAATTTGATAGTAGTGTTGAAATGGCTAATTTAAAGGCTTCAGAAGCTCAATTATCTACGTCCAAAGCAAATTATGATCGATATCGTAACTTAATTGCATCAAATAGTGCGTCAAAAGCAGAATTTGATAATGCTCAGTCTGCTTATAATCAACTATTGGCAAATATTGAATCATTACGTGCAACGATTAAGCGCCGTCAAATTTATGCACCATTTAGTGGAGTGGCGGGTATCGTAAATGTAAATGTGGGTCAATACATTACCATGGGAACAGAGATTGTACGTGTTGAAGATCAATCTTCAATGAAAGTACGTTTTACTTTACCTCAGACTAATTTAGAGCAAATTTCTATCGGTCAAAAGGTTACCGCTGTAATTGATGCATTACCTGCACAAACATTCCCAGCAAGAATCGTTGCAATTGATCCGGCAGTCGATCGTTTAACCGGTTTAATCAATGTAGAAGCAATAATTGAAGAAGGGCAAGAAAAACTGTTTTCAGGAATGTTTGCTCGTCTCAATGTAGCATTGCCAACTCAAAAAGGTCAGGTAGTTGTGCCTCAAATTGCCGTTGCTTATACAATGTATGGGGAAACTGTCTATGTGCTACAACCTTTATCTGAAGAAGATAAAGAAATGGTTAATAAAATGGCAGCACAAAATCCAAGTTTAGATGTGAATAAAATGTACCGTGCAAAACAAGTAGAAGTGAAAACGGCTGATCGTAAAGGAAACTATGCACAATTAACTAAAGGCGTAAAAGCAGGAGATTTAATTGTTACAGGCGGTCTGCAACGTTTAAATAATAATTCGCTTGTAAAAGTCTCAGATGCTGAAGCTATTGGTGTGACGACACCGGCAAAAAACAGCAAATTATAA